The Calditerrivibrio sp. region CCAAACCTTTTATTTCTGAAATCTGAGCCCACTGCGATATTAATACCCTCTGTGGTACAAAATCTTTTTGCAGCAAATGGTAGATCCATAGAGATGATGGTTGTATCGACATTTTCCAGTTTTGCCACTTCTTCGTTAAACTTTCTTGCTTCTGTAGCGCAAACTGGTGTGTCAAGAGATGGAACAGAAATCAGGAGTTGAACCTTATCCTTTTTCCCTCCTACAACCTTTTCTGACAGATCTGATAATACCACTTTACACTCTGGGGCAAAATCTCCCACAGAAATTGTTTCGCCGGTGAGCTTAACATCATTACCTTTTAATTTTACTGTGACCATTTTATCCTCCGTTTCATTTTAGTGACTGAGAAACTCTTTTTCGAAGATTTTACTAATATTATTGAAATCTTCATTTTTGTAAAGATCTAATGTGATAAATTCTTCACCAAACGTTTTTTTTATGAACGATGGGATATCTTTGTAGTTAAAAAATTTAATACAGTTTACAACTGGATCTCCATGAAGATGCCTTGTTTTTTTGCTAAACTTTTGGGGGATTATACTCATATTGATAAACTCGTTTATGAGGGTTTCCATGGGGGATAATGTATGAAATGAAAGGGTATCTATTTTCCCACAATTTTTTTCTGTAAAGGTACAAAGGGTGTTAATGAAAACCCTTAGATGGTTTATGGTATCAAGTTCATTTTGACTTATATAAATATTTACATCTTTATTTCTAAAGATGTTAAAAAGTCTTTGTTCATTTCTAAAGCTCAGCTTAACAAGTAATTCCAGAGGGATTCTATCTATTAGCTCATTTCTGCTTTTAAGGTTTAGGTTTTGATCTACTATGCCCAGTACCTTTAAACTGGCAATAGTTCTTAGTAAAGCGGTTAGTAATATTGAGTCAGGGTTGCTCAGGTTGTCCTTGATTATTAGCTCTGTAAGATCAGCGCTGATGTCTATAATAGGATTTTTTCCAACATTTATGAACTCCATAATTTTTATATCTTCTACAATATATCGGCAGTTTAGATGGTATAGTTTGCCAGAGGAACTAAAATAGCAATCAGAAAGATTATCTAAAGGTATGCTCAGAGCATTGTCTTTAATGTTAGAGACTAATCTAAAGAAAGATAAAAGATCTTTTGGGTGTTCATAAGGGGAAACAATTTCACAAAAAAGTCCATTTAAATCGATCTTGTGATACGTTATTAGATTTAACAGAATATCTCCAGCACCCATACGATCATCTGTGATGATCAATAACCGTTCAGCATTTTTTACACCTATTTTGTTGTATAAGAAATCAGCAAACTTTATATCATTTATAAAAGAGATGAGCTTTTCGGAGGTCTTAACAAACCCTTCTCCAGAGATATTATCGATACTAGGCGAATAGGTAAAATACTTGACTCCTTGAGGGTATTGGACAAGTATTACACCATCAACCGGATCGTAAGTTTCTTCGTTAGGTGACAAATCTTCGTTCTGTTTTAGCACTGAGACATTTTCCTGGGGTTTGTTTTCTTGATTAACCTCTTTTTTTCTGGGTGTTACTTTGATTACTTGGGGTTTTATGATATCTTCTAAGAGTGTATCTTGAGCTTTTGTGGGGTCAGTATTTTTTGCCGATTCTATCTCTTTTTTATCTAATGAGTCAGCTTTTTCTTCTGATTTAACACTGGGTTTTTTCTTTATCGAAACGATCTCTGTGTCCACATCGGGACTGCGGTAAAATTCTGTGGTGTCGACGAGGATGTCACTTTTTACTTCATATTGGCATGCTAATCTAAAACCTGCATCTATGCTTATGGGTGCAAGGATAATGTTGTCTTTTTTAGAGGGTTTGTTTATTGGTTTGCCATCTGCAGATACTATTCTCACTTTGCATTTGCCGCATTGACCACTACCTTTACAGAGTGAAGGTACAGCAATACCGTTTTGAACAAGGATTTCATAGAGATTGGTGCCTCCACGCACCTCTATCGTTATGTTGAGATTTTTTATTATTACCTTGTATTTTTTACCACCAAAAAACATCACTATAGTATCTGCCCTAAAAACTGTTTTAATCTATCGTTTTGAGGATTTGAAAATATCTCCTCCGGTTTACCCATTTCAACGATGTTTCCTTCATCCATAAATACGATTCGATCTGAAACCTCCCTTGCAAACCCCATTTCATGGGTTACAACTACCATTGTCATACCTTCTTTGGCTAACGTTTTCATAACATCCAACACTTCTCCAATCATTTCTGGGTCAAGTGCACTTGTGGGTTCATCAAAAAGCATTATCTTTGGTTTCATTGCAAGTGCTCTGGCTATGGCTACCCTTTGTTGTTGTCCGCCGGATAGCTGGGAGGGATAACTGCTACCCCTATCACCTAATCCTACTCTTTTTAAAAGTTGAAGAGCGATCTCTTCAGCTTCCTCTTTTTTCATCTTTTTTACCACCCTTGGTGCTAAAGTAATGTTTTCCAGTGCAGTTAGATGAGGGAAAAGATTGAATTGCTGGAATACCATCCCAACTTCTTCGCGGACTTTGTTTATATTTGTTTTGCTGTCGGTCAACTCTATGCCGTCAATTACGATCTTCCCACCATCGATGGTTTCAAGATGGTTTAATGTTCTTAAAAAAGTCGATTTACCAGAACCGCTGGGACCGATTATGACTACAACTTCACCTTGCATTATTTCTATGGAAACACCTCTGAGGGCTTTTACACCGTTTGCATAGGTTTTTATTACATTTTCTGCTTTAATGATAACTTTGTTTTCTCTAATCACTGGCGGCAAGTCTCCTTTCTAATACTTGTACTAAAAATGATAATCCAGATGTAAGTAGTAAGTACATCATAGCCACGACAAACCAGACTTCAAAAGGGCTAAAAGTGGTAGATACTATTTCTCTACCAGCTTTTGTAAGGTCTGTAATGGAGATCACTGAAACCAGAGATGAATCTTTGATAAGGGATATAAACTGTCCAGCCATGGGTGGCAATGTTCTTTTTAAAGCCTGTGGCAAGATTATGTATCTCATCGCTTGGAAGTAGTTCATCCCTAAGCTGCGGGATGCTTCCATCTGTCCTTTTGGTATCGATTGTATACCTGCTCTTACTATCTCAGCGATATAGGCACCAGCAAAGATGGCAAGGGCAGCTATACCTGATGTTATTCTATCAAGCTGGAAAACTGTTCCGATGAAGAAATAAAATATAAATATCTGCACCAGAAGTGGTGTGCCCCGTATAAGCTCTATGTAAGTTATTGCAAGCTTTTTTAGAGCAATGTTGGATGATATTCTACATAACCCTGTGATGATCCCTATAAAAATTGCAATTACGATGGATACAAAAGATATATAAAGGGTGTTCCAGAGCCCTTCGGTCAACGGTCCAATCTTATATACCTTTTTACTTGCTACGATATCACCTTCGTATACATCAGTACCATCTGTTAAGATACTGGTGTCGTACTCGGATATTTTTTTAACCTCTTTACCATCTTTACTTTTGATTACTATAGTCTTCCCTTCAAAGGTAAGGACACCTTCGAAAGGTGCCCTGATATCTACCTTTTCAGCACTTATGATATAAGATGGGACCCTTTCCCATCTCCATATATAATCAACTTTTTTCGTTGAATAGTATACAAAATACACTATAGAACCTAAAATAGCAATAAATACAATATTCCATAAAAAATTGTTTTTCTTTTGTCTAAGCATGTTTTATCTGTTTTTCTCCTATTGAACTTCTTTCAGCCAATCGGTTGATTTAAACCATTTGTTGTATATGGCTTCGTATCTACCATCACCTTTTATTATCATTAAAAAGTTATTAAGCCAATTCAGAAAGTCTGGATCACCTTTATTTATAGCCCAAGCAAGGGGTTCGTAGGTGAAAGGTTTGTCAAGGAAGACAAGCTTATCTTTATGCTGTGCATAAAAAATAGCATTGTAGGGTAGATCGTAAACAAAGGCATCAGCTTTGCCGTTTATTACTTCCATAGCAGCTTCCTGTTCAGTCTCGAAAAGTCTGAGCTTAGCCTTTGGCATCAATTTTTTTGTTGCAAAATCTGCAGTTACACCAAGTTTTGTTGTTATAGTGTATTTGGGATCGTTGAGGTCTTTATAGCTTTTAACCTTTCCAGCTAAGTCTTTTTTCAGCAGTATAGTTTGTCCTACAACTATGTATGGTTCTGAGAAATTGACCTGCATGTTTCTTTGGGGTGTAATAGTCATACCTGACATAATTATGTCAAATTTGTTAGTAAGTAATGCTGGGATAATGCCATCCCATGCTGTGTTGACCAGTGTCAACTTCACACCCAGCTCTTTTGCCATCTCTTTAGCAATATCCACATCAAAGCCTACTATGTTCCCCTTTTTATCTTTCATTTCAAAAGGCATATATCCAGCTTCTAAACCAACCCTAAGCTCTTTCTTTTTGATGATGGCATTGAGGGTAGATTTCTCCCAGATAGCCATATCTGCTGACATTGCAAAAGATACAAAAAATAAGCTGAATAACACTAAAAATAGCTTTTTCACAGCTACCTCCTTTTATTTAATATGATTTCCCTTCGTCTAAAAGCTCATTTATTACCATCTGGGTACCACATTCTGGACATTTCGGGATATCCTCTTTTGGAATATAAATTATCGAAAGATACCCACATTTGGGGCATTTAACTTCGATGGCCTCAATCCTTTCGTTATCATATTTCCCCATTGGTAACTCCTGCTTTTTGAGAAACTTTATTACAAATAAAATAACATTTCAAGTAAAACTTTACTAAGCTGGGTTTTACTATTAGGCTTCAGTTTTCCCGGACATGTACATGAAGCTACTGATGTCGTAGTTAGCAGACTTTAAGTCTGATACTGCGTTGTTTATATCGTTTTCATTGCCACTGATGCGGATTACTACATCCCTTTTTGATTGATCTTTTAGGAAAAAGGTAGCAAGGCTAATTATGTTTAGGTTGTGTTGCTTTATGATTTTAGCCATCTCTGCGATAGCTCCTGGTCTATCGTCTAGTATAATACTTATGCGGGCCCCAGGTATCCTCATCCCCATGGCTTCGACAAAAACATCAAAAACATCTATTGCCGTAATAACACCCAAAAGATCCCCCTTAGCATCTACAACGGGTAGTCCACCAATTCTTTTATCCCTGAGTATAAGGGCAGCTTTTTCTATAGGATCTTCAGGAGAGACTGTGATAACTTTTTTGGTCATTACATCTTTTACTGGGGTTTCCGCAAGAATGTTGTGCATTTCGTAAATGTCAAGGGTGCTGGCTTTCGAGGGTGAAAAGGTTTTTATATCTTTTTCTGTAATGATACCTAATAGCTTTTTCCCTTTAGCTACAGGAAGGCGTCTGATCTTATTTTCCCTCATAAGGTGCATTGCATCAAGGACGGTATCGTCGGGATCTATGGTGATAATATCTGTAGTCATCCAATCTTTGATAAGCATATCGAACCCCTTTTTATTCTTTTTTCCATTCTCTCTTATCTATAATCTCATTTTTTTCTATTTCGGATACTTTCGTCCCATTTACCCTTAGGCCAAATCTTCTTTTAAACTCCTCTATAGCATCTTCAGATGAAGTAGACATTTCTAATATTATTATATCACTTTTATCTGAAGGTTCAACTATAAGTCTGCCCTTTATACCAAGATGTGCACAAAACTCCTCAAACTGCCAATAATGGACAAAAACCCCTTTTACCTTTATAGAGCTATCAGCTCTTCCAAATACACCTTTTAACCTGGTACCCTCATAGCTAACGATATCTCCTGTGGCAAACCTTAAAAAAGGAAGGCGCTCATCCAAAAAGGTCAGTACCAGCTCACCATATTCTTCAAGATCGGTCTCATTGTTATCATTTGGTTCCAGATGCTCCACAAATAGAGCATCTGTATCCAATAACATATATTTTTTACCTCTTTCCTCAGTAGCAATTAAACCCACCTCTGCTATTCCGTAGCCTTGATAGGCCTCTATACCGAAACTATTGGCAATGTATTTTCTGTCTTCTTCTGTGATCTTTTCAGCGATAAGGTAAGCTTTCTTTAGTGTTTTTCTTTTTGTTTGTTCAGCTACTTTTAATAAAAAGGTTTTAGTGCCTATAAATGCAGTTGCACCAAAAGTATCGATGATCTCAGCAGCTTTAGCTGAGTCTGTTGGTCCTAAAGGGAAGATGGGTATCTCTAAAAATTTGCATGCCTCATCAAACATTTCACCCGCTGGCGTTAGAGTGTAACCAAAAGTGTTAACAACTATGTCAGAGCTATTAAATCCAGCATATCTTAGAGCTTTATAAAATCTGTAATGATGATACTCCTCTATTTTTACATTGTTAATAGGGCCTGGTGATTGAAATATCTTGATCGGCTTATCAGCTATCAAACCGCCAAAGGGAGGATTATTTCTCTGTATATTGGAGTAGTCAGATTTTCTTAAAATCGGCAGTTTTTTGTAGGAGTCGTAGCTGTCGATCTTAAAAATATCCGAATACCTTGATTTTAAAAACTCTGATAAGGCTTTGTTGTTGTCATATATTTTTTTTAATAACGTTAAAATATTGCTAAAATCGCCTATGAAAGCCATCTCTTTCTCCTTCTGTAGTGTTTCACGTCCCTGAAACTTTTTTTGTCTGATGAGATCCCAAGATAAAATTCCTTAACATCATCGTTTGACAGTAGGTAATTTCGGTCCCCTTCG contains the following coding sequences:
- a CDS encoding 2Fe-2S iron-sulfur cluster binding domain-containing protein yields the protein MFFGGKKYKVIIKNLNITIEVRGGTNLYEILVQNGIAVPSLCKGSGQCGKCKVRIVSADGKPINKPSKKDNIILAPISIDAGFRLACQYEVKSDILVDTTEFYRSPDVDTEIVSIKKKPSVKSEEKADSLDKKEIESAKNTDPTKAQDTLLEDIIKPQVIKVTPRKKEVNQENKPQENVSVLKQNEDLSPNEETYDPVDGVILVQYPQGVKYFTYSPSIDNISGEGFVKTSEKLISFINDIKFADFLYNKIGVKNAERLLIITDDRMGAGDILLNLITYHKIDLNGLFCEIVSPYEHPKDLLSFFRLVSNIKDNALSIPLDNLSDCYFSSSGKLYHLNCRYIVEDIKIMEFINVGKNPIIDISADLTELIIKDNLSNPDSILLTALLRTIASLKVLGIVDQNLNLKSRNELIDRIPLELLVKLSFRNEQRLFNIFRNKDVNIYISQNELDTINHLRVFINTLCTFTEKNCGKIDTLSFHTLSPMETLINEFINMSIIPQKFSKKTRHLHGDPVVNCIKFFNYKDIPSFIKKTFGEEFITLDLYKNEDFNNISKIFEKEFLSH
- a CDS encoding CBS domain-containing protein — its product is MLIKDWMTTDIITIDPDDTVLDAMHLMRENKIRRLPVAKGKKLLGIITEKDIKTFSPSKASTLDIYEMHNILAETPVKDVMTKKVITVSPEDPIEKAALILRDKRIGGLPVVDAKGDLLGVITAIDVFDVFVEAMGMRIPGARISIILDDRPGAIAEMAKIIKQHNLNIISLATFFLKDQSKRDVVIRISGNENDINNAVSDLKSANYDISSFMYMSGKTEA
- a CDS encoding transporter substrate-binding domain-containing protein; translated protein: MKKLFLVLFSLFFVSFAMSADMAIWEKSTLNAIIKKKELRVGLEAGYMPFEMKDKKGNIVGFDVDIAKEMAKELGVKLTLVNTAWDGIIPALLTNKFDIIMSGMTITPQRNMQVNFSEPYIVVGQTILLKKDLAGKVKSYKDLNDPKYTITTKLGVTADFATKKLMPKAKLRLFETEQEAAMEVINGKADAFVYDLPYNAIFYAQHKDKLVFLDKPFTYEPLAWAINKGDPDFLNWLNNFLMIIKGDGRYEAIYNKWFKSTDWLKEVQ
- a CDS encoding amino acid ABC transporter ATP-binding protein, producing the protein MIKAENVIKTYANGVKALRGVSIEIMQGEVVVIIGPSGSGKSTFLRTLNHLETIDGGKIVIDGIELTDSKTNINKVREEVGMVFQQFNLFPHLTALENITLAPRVVKKMKKEEAEEIALQLLKRVGLGDRGSSYPSQLSGGQQQRVAIARALAMKPKIMLFDEPTSALDPEMIGEVLDVMKTLAKEGMTMVVVTHEMGFAREVSDRIVFMDEGNIVEMGKPEEIFSNPQNDRLKQFLGQIL
- a CDS encoding amino acid ABC transporter permease translates to MLRQKKNNFLWNIVFIAILGSIVYFVYYSTKKVDYIWRWERVPSYIISAEKVDIRAPFEGVLTFEGKTIVIKSKDGKEVKKISEYDTSILTDGTDVYEGDIVASKKVYKIGPLTEGLWNTLYISFVSIVIAIFIGIITGLCRISSNIALKKLAITYIELIRGTPLLVQIFIFYFFIGTVFQLDRITSGIAALAIFAGAYIAEIVRAGIQSIPKGQMEASRSLGMNYFQAMRYIILPQALKRTLPPMAGQFISLIKDSSLVSVISITDLTKAGREIVSTTFSPFEVWFVVAMMYLLLTSGLSFLVQVLERRLAASD
- the tpx gene encoding thiol peroxidase, producing the protein MVTVKLKGNDVKLTGETISVGDFAPECKVVLSDLSEKVVGGKKDKVQLLISVPSLDTPVCATEARKFNEEVAKLENVDTTIISMDLPFAAKRFCTTEGINIAVGSDFRNKRFGISYGVLIDEGPLTGILARAIFIVDTNGKVVYKQLVPEITSEPNYEEVL